The Streptomyces sp. NBC_00286 nucleotide sequence GAACGCCATCTCCTGGAAACGCCGCGAGAGCGTCTCGAAGGAGTACTCGGTGCTCTCGAAGATGTCCGGGTCGGCCCAGAAGGTGACCGAGGTGCCGTGCTCGTCCGTGGCCTCGTGCTTGGCGAGCGGGGCCGTCGGGACCCCCAACTTGTAGTCCTGCGTCCAGCGATAGCCGTCGGTCTTGATCTCGACGGAGACCTTGGTCGACAGGGCGTTCACGACGGAGACACCCACGCCGTGCAGACCGCCGGAGACCGCGTAGCCGCCGCCGCCGAACTTTCCGCCCGCGTGCAGCACCGTCAGCACGACCTCGACGGCCGGCTTGCCCTCGGAGGGGATGATGCCGACCGGGATGCCACGACCGTTGTCCACAACCCGCACGCCGCCGTCGGCGAGGATCGTGACGTCGATGGTGTCCGCGTGGCCGGCCAGCGCCTCGTCGACGGAGTTGTCGACGACCTCTTGTACGAGGTGGTGCAGTCCGCGCTCACCGGTCGAGCCGATGTACATGCCGGGTCGCTTGCGGACCGCGTCCAGACCCTCGAGGACGGTGATGGCACTGGCGTCGTACAACGAGGCTGTGACCTCGCCGTTCGCGCCGGCGTCGGTGGACGGGATGTTCTCGTTGGGGTTGCCGGAATCGGCCACGAAGCGCCCTTTCTGGCACAGCACAGGCCAAGCTCTCAGCGGATGGCCGGAGCGGCTGCGGCGTGTTGCGTTGGTAAGCCTTAGTCAGCGTTGCTCGGTGTGTCCCACAAGTGGGGCGGGATTAGCCTCCAGTCTACCGGTAGCGCCGACAGTGATGGGCGTTTGCCGGTACCTGAGTACGCATGTGCCGCCCTGAACCATCATCGGCCGACTCCCGATATGCGGATGGGGGCTCCAGGAGGCTCACAACGCCACTCAGCGCTTCGAGCCGTCAACCCATGGCTACTTCGGAGTCATGTCGCGATTCGCAACCGCGTCCGGTGCTACGACGGGTGGTGCGCCGACGCCACGAAAGGGCCCTTGGCGGCTGCTGATGTGATGTCAGTCACCTGTGGATTACGGGGTCCGCTCCGGTCACCCGTAGGTGTCGCCGGGCCCGGTGCTGCCCGGGGCGCGCAGGGGGCCGTAGCGACGGGAGGGGCCGGCGGGATTGAGCACCTTGATCATCCGCACGGTGCCATGGCCCAGGTCCTCGTTGAGGCGCGCGACCAGAGCCGGAGTGAGACGGCGCAGCTCCGTCGCCCAGACCGTGGAGTCGCACTGCACGGTCAGCACGCGTTCGTCCTCGTCGTACCCCTGCGGCACGCAGTGCTGGGCCAGCTTCTCGCCGACGATCTCCGGCCACCGGCCCATCACGCCGCCCACGGCGGCCGGGGTCTCCCAACCCCGTTCGTTGATAAGCCGGTTGATGGCGGCGCCCAGCGCCATCGGATCGCGGCCGTCGGCGCGCGCGCCGGAGCGCAGACCACCGCGCCGCGCCTGCTTCTTCTGCTGTGCCGCGTCTCCACGCGCGCGTGCCTGTTCTTTCGCCGCGCGCAGGGCCACGCGCGCGAGGTCGACGCCGGACGGTTCGGGAGACTTGGGGGTCTTCTCCGGTTCGGGTGTGTTTTTGCTCATACGCGCTCCACCGCGCCCTCCGCCACCACGTACCGCGTGCCCGTCAGTACGGCCGGTACATCGTCGTCGACCGCCGCCGTCACCAGGACCTGCTCACCCGGCGCGACCAGCTCGGCGAGACGTTCGCGGCGCCGGGTGTCCAGCTCGGCGAACACGTCGTCGAGGACCAGCACCGGCTCGTTGCCCTCGGCCCGCAGCAGGTCGTACGAGGCCAGACGCAGCGCCAGCGCGTACGACCAGGACTCGCCGTGTGACGCGTATCCCTTTGCGGGCATCTGGCCAAGCTTCAGCAGTAGTTCGTCCCTGTGCGGGCCGACCAGGGTGACGCCCCGCTCGATCTCCTGCTTGCGGGATTCCGCCAGAGCCGCCATCAGCTGCTCGTGCAGCTCCTCGCGCGCGTGGCCGACGATTTCGGGCGAGGAGGGCTTGTACTCCAGGGCCACGGGGCCGCCGCCGGGCGCCAGCTGCTCGTACGTCTTGTCGGCCAGCGGCTGGAGCGCGGCGATCAGATCGAGCCGCTGCGCGAGCAACTCGGCGCCCACGCGCGCGAGATGCTGGTCCCATACGTCGAGCGTGGACAGGTCCATGGAGCGGCCGCCGTGGCGACGGGCCAGCGCCGCCGACTTGAGGAGGGTGTTGCGCTGCTTGAGCACGCGCTCGTAATCGGAGCGCACGCCCGCCATGCGCGGGGCGCGCGCGGTGATCAGCTCGTCCAGGAAGCGCCGACGCTCGCCCGGGTCGCCCTTGACGAGTGCGAGATCCTCGGGCGCGAACAGCACGGTCCGTACGATGCCGAGTACGTCACGGGGTCTGACCTGCGACGACCTGTTGATACGGGCGCGGTTCGCCTTCCCGGGGTTCAGCTCCAGCTCGACGAGCTGCTGGCGCTCGCCCTGCCGTACTTGCGCCCGGATGATCGCTCGGTCCGCGCCCACCCGCACCAGAGGCGCATCGGAGGAGACGCGGTGGCTTCCGAGGGTCGCCAGATAGCCGACCGCCTCGACAAGGTTCGTCTTGCCCTGCCCGTTGGGGCCCACGAAGGCGGTGACGCCCGGATCGAGCGCGACCTCGACCCGGGCGTACGAGCGGAAGTCGGCCAGCGACAGATGCGTGACGTGCATGGTCGTTCGCCGACCTCCCCCAACGTGTTGCTTCCGGTTGTCCCCGGCCTGTCCCCTGCTTGTGGACAACCAGGTCACCCCAGGTGTGGAGAACCTGGGACGTGGATTACTTCTTCTCGACCGCGTGGCCGCCAAACTGGTTCCGCAGCGCCGCGATCATCTTCATCTGCGGCGAATCGTCCTGCCGGGAGGAGAAGCGCGCGAAGAGCGACGCGGTGATCGCCGGCAGCGGAACCGCGTTGTCGATGGCGGCCTCCACAGTCCAGCGGCCCTCTCCGGAATCCTGTGCATAACCCTTGAGCTGCTCCAGGTGCTCGTCCTCGTCGAGGGCGCTGACCGCCAGGTCGAGCAGCCAGGAGCGGATGACCGTGCCCTCCTGCCAGGAGCGGAAGACCTCGCGTACGTCGGTGACGGAGTCGACGGCCTGCAGGAGCTCCCAGCCCTCGGCGTAGGCCTGCATCATCGCGTACTCGATACCGTTGTGGACCATCTTCGCGAAGTGCCCGGCGCCGACCTTGCCCGCGTGTACGGCGCCCGCGTCACCCTCCGGCTTGAGCGCGTCGAAGACCGGGCGCACCTTGGCTACGTTCTCGGCGTCGCCGCCGTACATCAGCGCGTAGCCGTACTCCAGGCCCCAGACGCCGCCCGAGACACCGCAGTCGACGAAGCCGATGCCCTTGGCCGCCAGCTCCTCGGCGTGCCGCTCGTCATCCGTCCAGCGCGAGTTGCCGCCGTCCACGACGACGTCGCCGGGCTCCAGGAGATCGGCGAGCTCATCGATGGTGGACTGGGTCGCCGCCCCGGCCGGGACCATCACCCACACCACGCGCGGAGCATCGAGCTTGCCCACAAGCTCCTCAAGGCTGTGGACATCGGCGAGGTCCGGATTGCGGTCGTATCCGAAGACGGTGTGGCCTGCGCGGCGTATGCGCTCGCGCATATTGCCGCCCATCTTGCCGAGACCGACGAGACCGAGCTCCATCAGGGTGTTCCTTCACTGACGACGTGGCGTGAGGGGCACTTTCGTAC carries:
- a CDS encoding DUF721 domain-containing protein; the protein is MSKNTPEPEKTPKSPEPSGVDLARVALRAAKEQARARGDAAQQKKQARRGGLRSGARADGRDPMALGAAINRLINERGWETPAAVGGVMGRWPEIVGEKLAQHCVPQGYDEDERVLTVQCDSTVWATELRRLTPALVARLNEDLGHGTVRMIKVLNPAGPSRRYGPLRAPGSTGPGDTYG
- the recF gene encoding DNA replication/repair protein RecF (All proteins in this family for which functions are known are DNA-binding proteins that assist the filamentation of RecA onto DNA for the initiation of recombination or recombinational repair.), with the protein product MHVTHLSLADFRSYARVEVALDPGVTAFVGPNGQGKTNLVEAVGYLATLGSHRVSSDAPLVRVGADRAIIRAQVRQGERQQLVELELNPGKANRARINRSSQVRPRDVLGIVRTVLFAPEDLALVKGDPGERRRFLDELITARAPRMAGVRSDYERVLKQRNTLLKSAALARRHGGRSMDLSTLDVWDQHLARVGAELLAQRLDLIAALQPLADKTYEQLAPGGGPVALEYKPSSPEIVGHAREELHEQLMAALAESRKQEIERGVTLVGPHRDELLLKLGQMPAKGYASHGESWSYALALRLASYDLLRAEGNEPVLVLDDVFAELDTRRRERLAELVAPGEQVLVTAAVDDDVPAVLTGTRYVVAEGAVERV
- the gnd gene encoding phosphogluconate dehydrogenase (NAD(+)-dependent, decarboxylating), giving the protein MELGLVGLGKMGGNMRERIRRAGHTVFGYDRNPDLADVHSLEELVGKLDAPRVVWVMVPAGAATQSTIDELADLLEPGDVVVDGGNSRWTDDERHAEELAAKGIGFVDCGVSGGVWGLEYGYALMYGGDAENVAKVRPVFDALKPEGDAGAVHAGKVGAGHFAKMVHNGIEYAMMQAYAEGWELLQAVDSVTDVREVFRSWQEGTVIRSWLLDLAVSALDEDEHLEQLKGYAQDSGEGRWTVEAAIDNAVPLPAITASLFARFSSRQDDSPQMKMIAALRNQFGGHAVEKK